Proteins from one Nicotiana tabacum cultivar K326 chromosome 23, ASM71507v2, whole genome shotgun sequence genomic window:
- the LOC107763769 gene encoding ABC transporter C family member 10-like: protein MDLWLIFCGKYECSQKAGESCTSAFTTFLESSSCTNHIFVISADILLLMILVFLFSTKFSSRKSVSSSEFQGNSVLSSCSYIVNGSLALAYLCFGTWKVSQKIITDQTILPLLQWLVPLLQGLAWLLLSLFSIKKQDTSSLGKLCLFLASLLAGFLCISSMWQVIVKKIVHTKSVLDLLPLPGVILMIVSASKGQKNLCTCEPLLGEGTDACGKVDSKENTTPFAKAGVFSTMSFFWLNDLLKKGKDKTLNDEDIPELRREDQAGTLYSLFKEQLNKRKQKNSYSRPFVFSTIVFCQWKAIVVSGFFGLIKTVTVSIGPLFLYAFIEVAKGKGAFKYEGYVLAGGILIAKCIESLAERQWFFRTRLIGLQIKSLLTAAIYDKQLRLSNTAKSTHSSGEIINYATVDTYKIGEFPYWFHQIWTTAVQICIALVIMYYAVGLATIPAILLVVASVLGNSPVAKSQHKYLTGLMVAQDKMLRAITEALTSMKVLKLYAWEKHFKNAIEKLREEEYKWLSAVQMQKGYYLVLFWSTPIIVSAVTFWSCYLLKVPLNTTNVFTFLATLRIVQEPIRSVPDILGVFIEAKVSFTRIEEFLEASELQNRPIKKKYKEKELEHSIIINSNGISWDANSPNPTVKSVNLHVKPGQKLAICGEVGSGKSTLLAAILGEVPFVDGLVQVHGTVAYVSQNAWIQTGTIRDNILFGSNIDQLKYQEVLERCSLVKDLEMFPFGDETIIGERGVNLSGGQKQRVQLARALYQDADIYLLDDPFSAVDAHTSTCLFNEYVMGALSGKTVLLVTHQVDFLPTFDSILLMSEGKIIQSASFDQLLLSCEEFQNLINAHGDATKSESNGGCSLKETTKSSKENIHQLCAEEQLIAAVGEQLIKQEERETGYTGLKPYKQYVGQSNGFFYLLLAILSHLLYMVGQLGQNLLLAADLQSSSISKFNLILIYTSIGFGMSLTLFLRSYAVIDLGLKSSKSIFSKLITSIFRAPMSFYDSTPLGRILSRLSSDLSVLDLDMSFRFSQALASTLTTYFSLAILAALTWPILMVIIPTIYMTVILQRFYFASAKELMRIDGTTKSSVASHLAEAISGAMTIRAFEEEDRFCKEYLYLIDRNAIAFFHSFSATEWLIQRLEILCAIVLSSSALAMVLRPFEASDSGYIGMALSYALSLNVFLVSSVQNQCMLENSIISIERLEQYMHIPSERPEIIEGNRPAPGWPSTGKVEIVDLKVRYQPNAPLVLQGISCIIEGGYKVGIVGRTGSGKTTFISALFRLVEPTEGIIIIDGLNISTIGIHDLRTSISIIPQDPTLFSGTVRYNLDPLSEHTDQEIWEVLRKCQLRDVVHQKEGRLDSSVAQDGSNWSMGQRQLFCLGRALLKRRKILVLDEATASIDNATDSIIQKTIRTEFEDCTVITVAHRIPTVMDCTMVLAISDGKLVEYDEPMNLMNKESSLFRQLVNEYWTRSQGSI from the exons ATGGATCTCTGGCTGATTTTCTGTGGGAAATATGAATGTTCTCAGAAAGCCGGAGAGAGTTGTACTTCAGCTTTTACAACTTTCCTTGAGTCATCCTCATGCACCAACCACATATTCGTCATTTCTGCGGATATCCTTCTTCTGATGATTCTTGTTTTCCTCTTTTCTACCAAGTTCTCGTCAAGAAAGAGTGTGTCATCCTCTGAATTTCAAGGCAATTCTGTCTTGTCAAGTTGTTCCTACATTGTCAATGGCAGTTTAGCTTTAGCATACTTGTGTTTTGGGACATGGAAAGTTTCACAGAAAATCATCACGGATCAAACTATTCTACCTCTCCTTCAATGGCTGGTTCCGCTGTTACAAGGGCTCGCATGGTTGCTGCTAAGTTTGTTTTCTATCAAGAAACAAGATACTTCTTCACTGGGAAAGTTGTGTCTTTTTCTAGCAAGCTTACTAGCAGGATTTCTTTGCATTTCATCCATGTGGCAAGTAATTGTCAAAAAGATAGTGCACACAAAATCAGTCTTGGACTTGTTACCACTGCCGGGGGTGATTCTGATGATTGTTTCTGCGTCCAAAGGCCAAAAGAATTTATGCACTTGTGAACCTCTGTTGGGAGAAGGAACCGATGCCTGTGGTAAAGTTGATTCAAAGGAGAATACAACTCCATTTGCCAAAGCTGGAGTTTTTAGCACAATGTCATTTTTCTGGTTGAATGATTTATTGAAGAAGGGAAAGGATAAAACTCTAAATGATGAGGACATTCCAGAATTGAGGCGAGAGGATCAAGCTGGGACATTGTACTCTTTGTTTAAGGAGCAactaaataaaagaaagcaaaaaaattCATATTCTCGGCCTTTTGTATTTTCAACGATAGTCTTCTGTCAATGGAAAGCCATTGTGGTATCTGGATTCTTCGGTCTGATTAAGACAGTGACGGTGTCAATAGGACCGTTGTTTCTTTATGCCTTCATTGAAGTTGCCAAAGGAAAGGGAGCTTTCAAATATGAAGGTTATGTGTTAGCTGGGGGAATCCTTATCGCCAAATGCATAGAATCATTAGCAGAGAGGCAATGGTTTTTCAGGACTAGATTAATCGGCCTTCAAATTAAATCTTTGCTTACTGCAGCTATATATGATAAGCAACTCCGGCTTTCAAACACTGCTAAGAGTACTCATTCATCTGGTGAGATAATAAACTATGCCACGGTTGATACCTATAAGATTGGTGAATTTCCGTATTGGTTTCACCAAATATGGACAACGGCTGTTCAGATATGCATTGCATTAGTCATAATGTATTATGCTGTGGGACTGGCTACCATACCGGCTATACTATTAGTGGTAGCAAGTGTGCTAGGAAATTCTCCAGTGGCCAAATCACAGCACAAGTACTTGACCGGGCTTATGGTTGCGCAAGATAAAATGCTAAGGGCCATAACAGAAGCACTTACTAGTATGAAAGTGTTGAAGTTGTACGCGTGGGAGAAACATTTTAAGAATGCTATTGAAAAGCTAAGAGAAGAAGAATACAAATGGTTATCAGCAGTTCAAATGCAGAAAGGCTATTACCTGGTTTTGTTTTGGTCAACACCAATCATAGTATCTGCAGTTACTTTCTGGTCTTGTTACTTACTCAAGGTCCCCCTGAATACCACTAATGTCTTCACATTCCTTGCCACTTTACGCATTGTTCAGGAACCTATTAGGTCAGTCCCCGATATTCTTGGAGTATTCATAGAAGCAAAAGTTTCCTTCACTCGAATTGAGGAATTTCTCGAGGCTTCTGAGTTGCAAAACAGACCTATCAAGAAGAAGTACAAGGAAAAGGAACTTGAGCATTCCATAATTATCAACTCCAATGGGATATCATGGGATGCGAATTCGCCTAATCCTACAGTGAAAAGTGTAAACCTTCATGTTAAACCAGGGCAAAAGTTAGCAATATGTGGAGAGGTTGGTTCTGGTAAATCAACGCTTTTAGCTGCAATTCTCGGAGAAGTTCCTTTCGTTGATGGCCTA GTTCAAGTTCACGGAACAGTGGCATACGTTTCTCAGAATGCATGGATTCAGACAGGAACAATAAGGGATAACATTCTTTTTGGTTCCAACATTGATCAACTCAAGTATCAAGAAGTACTTGAAAGGTGTTCTCTTGTCAAGGACCTTGAAATGTTTCCTTTTGGTGACGAAACGATTATTGGAGAAAGAGGTGTTAACCTTAGTGGCGGACAGAAGCAGCGAGTTCAGCTGGCACGTGCACTGTATCAAGATGCAGACATATATCTCTTGGACGATCCATTCAGCGCAGTTGATGCACATACCTCAACCTGTCTGTTTAAT GAATATGTCATGGGAGCTCTTTCCGGAAAGACAGTCTTGCTTGTTACTCATCAAGTAGACTTCCTTCCGACATTTGATTCAATATTG CTAATGTCTGAAGGGAAGATCATACAGTCAGCTTCCTTTGATCAGTTGCTTCTTTCTTGTGAAGAGTTTCAAAACCTCATTAATGCACATGGCGACGCAACAAAAAGTGAGAGTAATGGAGGGTGTTCCCTCAAAGAAACAACCAAAAgctccaaagaaaatatacatcaATTGTGTGCAGAAGAGCAGCTAATAGCAGCTGTCGGTGAGCAGTTGATCAAacaagaagaaagagaaacaggATACACGGGTCTTAAGCCTTATAAACAATATGTTGGCCAAAGCAATGGATTTTTCTACCTTCTTTTGGCTATATTATCACACCTCCTATATATGGTTGGGCAGCTTGGACAAAATCTATTGTTAGCTGCTGATTTACAGAGTTCAAGTATCAGCAAATTTAATCTCATCCTAATATACACATCCATAGGATTTGGTATGTCACTAACtttgttccttaggtcctatgCAGTGATTGATTTAGGCCTCAAGTCttcaaaatctatttttagtaagTTAATAACCTCAATATTCCGAGCACCAATGTCATTCTACGACTCAACCCCACTTGGAAGAATACTTAGTCGG TTGTCTTCAGACCTCAGTGTTTTGGATCTTGACATGTCATTTAGATTCAGTCAAGCCTTGGCCTCAACCTTGACCACATACTTCAGCTTAGCAATATTGGCTGCTCTTACCTGGCCAATCTTGATGGTCATTATACCAACGATTTATATGACAGTGATTTTACAG AGATTCTATTTTGCTTCAGCAAAGGAACTTATGAGGATTGATGGCACAACTAAGTCATCTGTTGCTAGCCATCTTGCTGAAGCGATATCGGGAGCAATGACCATCAGAGCTTTTGAGGAGGAGGACCGTTTTTGCAAAGAATATTTGTACCTTATTGATAGAAATGCCATTGCCTTTTTCCATAGCTTTTCAGCAACCGAGTGGTTGATCCAACGTCTTGAAATACTCTGTGCCATAGTTCTCTCGTCCTCAGCCTTAGCCATGGTCTTGCGTCCCTTCGAAGCTTCTGATTCAG GATATATTGGCATGGCTCTATCATATGCTCTTTCGTTAAACGTATTCCTAGTTTCTTCCGTCCAAAACCAATGCATGCTAGAAAATTCCATCATTTCCATAGAAAGATTAGAGCAATACATGCATATTCCCAGCGAACGCCCTGAAATAATAGAAGGCAATAGACCTGCTCCCGGTTGGCCTTCCACCGGTAAAGTTGAGATTGTTGATTTAAAG GTCAGATATCAACCCAATGCTCCACTAGTTTTACAAGGCATTAGCTGTATAATTGAAGGTGGATATAAAGTTGGAATTGTAGGCAGGACAGGTAGTGGCAAAACAACTTTTATAAGTGCGTTGTTTCGCTTGGTAGAGCCAACCGAAGGAATTATCATAATAGATGGCCTAAATATTTCAACCATCGGGATTCATGATCTTCGAACTTCTATATCGATCATTCCACAAGATCCAACACTTTTTAGCGGGACTGTTAGATACAATCTTGACCCTTTGTCAGAGCATACTGATCAGGAAATATGGGAG GTTTTGAGGAAATGTCAACTTCGAGACGTTGTTCATCAAAAAGAAGGAAGACTAGACTCCTCAG TGGCACAAGATGGATCAAACTGGAGCATGGGACAAAGACAATTATTCTGTTTAGGAAGAGCATtattgaaaagaaggaaaatattagtGCTTGACGAAGCCACTGCATCAATTGATAATGCAACAGATTCCATAATCCAGAAAACCATAAGGACAGAATTTGAGGACTGCACAGTTATAACAGTAGCTCACAGAATCCCAACTGTTATGGACTGCACTATGGTTCTTGCTATAAGTGATG GGAAGCTGGTAGAATATGATGAACCAATGAATCTTATGAATAAGGAGAGTTCATTATTTAGGCAGCTTGTTAATGAATATTGGACACGTTCTCAAGGGTCGATATGA